One segment of Nitrospira sp. DNA contains the following:
- a CDS encoding nucleotidyltransferase domain-containing protein, translated as MQSQHGTPVHPRSQDPILEEMLRRLTGAFQPERVYLFGSRARGEAGPDSDYDLLMVVKESGLPRYRREQEAFRALIGVGAAKDVLVLTREEFERKRTVVSSLPAAVEREGILLYAA; from the coding sequence ATGCAATCCCAACACGGCACACCAGTTCATCCTCGATCCCAGGATCCGATCCTTGAAGAAATGTTGCGCCGCCTGACGGGCGCCTTCCAACCGGAACGAGTCTATCTCTTCGGCTCTCGGGCTCGGGGAGAAGCCGGCCCTGACAGCGACTACGACCTATTGATGGTTGTGAAAGAGTCCGGCCTGCCGCGGTATCGACGCGAGCAAGAAGCATTTCGCGCATTGATCGGTGTCGGAGCCGCAAAGGATGTTCTTGTGCTGACGCGAGAGGAATTCGAGCGGAAGCGCACCGTGGTCTCCTCCCTCCCTGCCGCCGTCGAACGGGAAGGCATTCTGCTCTATGCAGCCTGA
- a CDS encoding TolC family protein, with product MIDRVPSVQWFLVVLFTGSLWYGAQLDAPAAETDAVMPLPELRLSLKDAMDAAMGNNPTVKLFKERVEQAKAAAFTQLGTLLPNLSSNVRQSRQTFFLGTVGLTPHVTSPFSIFDARVSATQSLFSLSLIDRWRASREALKVAELESDTAKNDAMGEVGLLYMEVLRAQATVDAREANVKLLQELAVFVRSRRGGGMGTGLDTARAEAQLENERQHLTLARSEVERFKLGLINALGIQFDIRLVLTDELKSSVAHVPMLQEALVEAMQERAEVKAAKQRIKAADLTLRSTTDERLPSLVAQGDYGLIGNRMHNTADTYSMALMLSVPIFDGGQREGRISESRSLAQQELFKLAVVQNRVTLEVREALMTLDSAREQVAIARRGLEAAASEQELARERFSILSSSSNLELTNALFSLARSRDNAIDALYRLNAARINLARALGKMGEIS from the coding sequence ATGATTGATCGCGTTCCTTCTGTGCAGTGGTTTCTCGTGGTCTTGTTCACCGGAAGTTTGTGGTATGGCGCTCAGCTTGATGCTCCGGCGGCCGAAACTGACGCGGTAATGCCGCTTCCTGAGCTGCGTCTGAGCCTGAAGGATGCGATGGATGCGGCGATGGGCAATAACCCTACCGTCAAATTGTTCAAGGAACGAGTCGAGCAGGCCAAGGCTGCGGCCTTTACGCAGTTGGGGACGTTGTTGCCAAATCTCTCCAGCAATGTTCGGCAGTCCCGCCAAACATTTTTTCTCGGCACGGTCGGGCTGACACCGCATGTCACCAGTCCGTTTTCGATTTTCGATGCTCGAGTGAGTGCGACGCAGAGCCTCTTCAGCCTGAGCTTGATCGACCGCTGGCGTGCCTCGCGCGAAGCGTTGAAGGTGGCGGAGTTAGAATCCGACACGGCCAAGAATGATGCGATGGGCGAAGTCGGCCTTCTCTATATGGAGGTGCTGCGGGCGCAGGCGACGGTCGATGCTCGTGAAGCGAATGTGAAACTCTTGCAGGAGTTGGCAGTGTTTGTCCGGAGTCGGCGTGGGGGAGGGATGGGGACTGGTTTGGACACCGCTCGCGCTGAGGCACAACTTGAGAATGAGCGGCAGCATCTGACACTGGCTCGCAGCGAAGTGGAGCGTTTCAAATTGGGCTTGATCAATGCTCTGGGCATTCAATTCGACATCCGGCTGGTCTTGACCGATGAATTGAAATCGTCGGTGGCGCATGTGCCGATGCTCCAGGAGGCTCTGGTTGAAGCGATGCAAGAACGAGCGGAGGTCAAGGCTGCGAAGCAGCGGATCAAAGCGGCGGATCTCACGTTGCGCTCGACAACCGACGAGCGCTTGCCGTCGCTGGTTGCCCAGGGAGACTATGGTCTGATCGGCAATCGCATGCACAACACTGCGGACACCTACAGCATGGCGCTGATGTTGTCGGTTCCCATTTTCGACGGCGGGCAACGAGAGGGACGGATCAGCGAGTCGCGTAGTTTGGCTCAGCAGGAGTTGTTCAAGTTGGCGGTCGTGCAGAACCGGGTGACACTCGAGGTGCGCGAAGCCCTGATGACGCTGGACTCGGCGAGAGAGCAAGTTGCGATTGCGAGGCGTGGATTGGAAGCGGCGGCTTCGGAGCAGGAGTTGGCCCGTGAACGGTTCAGCATCCTGAGCTCCTCCAGCAATCTCGAACTCACGAACGCCCTGTTTTCGCTCGCTCGGTCTAGAGACAACGCGATCGATGCATTGTATCGTTTGAATGCCGCGCGGATTAATCTGGCTCGAGCATTGGGGAAAATGGGAGAGATTTCGTAG
- a CDS encoding efflux RND transporter periplasmic adaptor subunit, whose amino-acid sequence MRITTGLILVVLAALPARADTGAGSELRCLIKPSQVVAVGTPVEGLIESVTVDQGDLVGAGQVLAVLESSRERAAVAVAKAKSELESALKTTQVRMEYGVRKVERARDLRKTSAIAHNELDEAETELRVAEAAALEAKEEHELARLEYQRAAAELALRTIRSPITGLVVERYLTPGELVRQSPVLKIAQIHPLRVEVFAPLAWLDKIVPGMVADVVPDSATSSPYVATVETVNRVIDTANGTFGVRLHLPNPDHHIPAGLPCTVHFHTP is encoded by the coding sequence ATGCGTATCACGACGGGTCTCATTCTGGTTGTGCTGGCGGCCCTGCCCGCGAGGGCGGATACGGGTGCCGGAAGTGAATTGCGTTGCCTGATCAAACCTTCCCAGGTGGTTGCGGTCGGTACCCCTGTCGAAGGGCTGATTGAATCGGTGACGGTGGATCAAGGAGATCTAGTCGGTGCAGGGCAGGTGTTGGCCGTGCTGGAATCGAGCAGGGAGCGGGCTGCGGTGGCGGTTGCCAAGGCGAAGTCCGAACTTGAATCGGCGCTGAAGACGACGCAAGTGCGGATGGAGTATGGGGTACGCAAGGTCGAGCGGGCACGAGATCTGCGGAAAACTTCGGCCATCGCGCACAACGAGCTGGATGAGGCCGAAACTGAACTCCGGGTGGCTGAGGCCGCAGCCTTGGAAGCGAAAGAAGAACATGAGCTGGCGCGACTCGAGTACCAACGTGCCGCCGCTGAGTTAGCGCTACGAACCATACGCAGTCCTATCACTGGACTGGTGGTCGAGCGTTATCTCACGCCGGGAGAGTTGGTGCGGCAGTCTCCTGTGTTGAAGATTGCGCAAATTCATCCGCTACGCGTGGAGGTGTTCGCACCGCTCGCTTGGCTCGACAAGATCGTCCCAGGGATGGTCGCTGATGTAGTGCCGGACTCCGCTACATCCTCCCCCTATGTGGCCACGGTCGAGACGGTGAATCGAGTGATCGATACCGCCAATGGAACGTTCGGGGTGCGGCTTCACCTTCCGAACCCCGATCACCATATCCCGGCCGGATTGCCCTGTACGGTGCATTTTCATACACCGTAG
- a CDS encoding efflux RND transporter periplasmic adaptor subunit, which translates to MRLNFLVSLLLVPLMAGGWSVAGAADLTCLVHPYQTITMTSPVAGMLESITVDRGDVVKEGQVLATLDTSVERATGAVAHAHAELSNRRLADLELNRTTAEIALRTMKSPINGVVVERYMHPGEFPKQERILKLAQIDPLRVEAYAPVGLLGKVTVGMSAMVKPEEPIKGEFPAKVTVVDKVVDAASGTFGVRLELPNPDFKLPAGLKCTVRFTK; encoded by the coding sequence ATGAGATTGAATTTCCTTGTGAGCCTGTTATTGGTGCCGCTGATGGCTGGTGGGTGGTCGGTCGCGGGTGCCGCCGATCTCACCTGCCTCGTTCATCCCTATCAGACGATCACGATGACCTCGCCCGTGGCAGGGATGTTGGAGAGCATCACCGTGGACCGCGGAGATGTCGTCAAAGAAGGCCAGGTGCTGGCGACGTTGGATACCAGCGTGGAACGGGCGACCGGCGCGGTGGCCCATGCTCACGCCGAATTGAGCAACCGGCGTCTGGCTGACTTGGAACTGAATCGAACGACGGCCGAGATCGCGCTCCGCACGATGAAAAGTCCGATCAACGGCGTGGTCGTCGAACGGTATATGCATCCGGGGGAGTTTCCCAAACAAGAACGTATTCTTAAACTTGCGCAGATCGATCCGTTGCGAGTGGAGGCCTATGCGCCGGTGGGGTTGCTTGGGAAAGTCACGGTGGGGATGTCTGCGATGGTGAAGCCGGAGGAACCGATCAAAGGTGAGTTTCCCGCCAAAGTGACGGTGGTCGACAAGGTCGTCGATGCTGCCAGCGGGACATTCGGTGTTCGCCTGGAGTTGCCGAATCCGGACTTCAAGTTACCGGCCGGGCTCAAATGCACCGTGCGGTTCACTAAGTAG
- a CDS encoding preprotein translocase subunit SecA — protein sequence MCPQSTSALLPEVVHGAVYPERVLPTLPWLDACAQRAVGPIARRWRSRLWAGHEFVERVSGLAITYECLKETEFQPAAETLRAALVKQGLTDPLVAEVFALVREAAARLLRQRHFDVQVLGGYALLQGLVAEMQTGEGKTLTATLPACAAALAGLPVHIVTVNDYLASRDAELMGPLYRALGLSVGVIVHGLTPEARRQAYACDVTYCTNKELVFDYLKDRLAIGRQSAQIQRRLRRVSSPGQTDGLLLRGLYYAIVDEADSVLVDEARTPLIIAGRGNDADERLVYEQALAVARQLRLGREARMDVRSRHVTLTEAGSVRATELTQGFGGMWRGRGRREHLIEQALSALHLFERDTQYVVQDAKVQIVDEYTGRVMADRSWERGLHQMVEVKESCPLSERQDTLARISYQRFFRRYLRLSGMTGTAREVAGELWSVYRLGVVTIPAHRPMQRVGLQDRVFATSEARWAAVVQSVARLHGQRRPVLIGTRSVAASERVSRLLFAAGLPHRVLNARQDREEAEIVAQAGEPEQITVATNMAGRGTDIHLGAGVAERGGLHVLATERHDAGRVDRQLFGRCGRQGDPGSYQVLLSLEDDVVAAHATRFGRWCATQALRWGWQAPSRWLMRRAQRAAERLHARMRRAVLKVDDQLESALAFAGRTE from the coding sequence ATGTGTCCTCAGTCTACGAGTGCGTTGTTGCCTGAGGTGGTGCACGGCGCGGTCTATCCGGAACGGGTACTGCCGACCTTGCCCTGGCTCGATGCGTGTGCCCAACGCGCGGTCGGACCGATCGCGCGGCGCTGGCGGAGCCGGCTCTGGGCGGGCCATGAGTTTGTGGAACGCGTGTCCGGACTGGCGATCACTTACGAATGCCTGAAAGAGACCGAGTTTCAACCGGCTGCCGAGACGCTACGGGCGGCGTTGGTCAAACAGGGGTTGACCGATCCACTGGTTGCCGAGGTGTTTGCCCTAGTCCGCGAGGCAGCCGCCCGCCTTCTTCGTCAGCGGCATTTCGACGTTCAGGTCCTCGGCGGGTATGCGCTGCTGCAGGGGCTGGTTGCGGAGATGCAGACCGGTGAAGGCAAGACCCTCACCGCGACGCTTCCGGCTTGCGCCGCCGCATTGGCGGGTTTGCCGGTGCACATTGTCACCGTCAACGATTACCTGGCGAGCCGTGATGCGGAGTTGATGGGACCTCTTTATCGAGCGCTGGGCCTGTCGGTCGGCGTGATCGTGCATGGGTTGACGCCGGAGGCTCGGCGCCAAGCCTATGCCTGTGACGTGACCTACTGCACGAATAAGGAACTGGTGTTCGATTATCTCAAGGATCGCCTGGCCATCGGTCGGCAGTCCGCTCAGATTCAACGGCGGCTTCGCAGGGTGTCATCTCCCGGTCAGACCGACGGCCTCCTGCTTCGTGGCCTGTACTATGCCATTGTCGATGAGGCGGACAGCGTGTTGGTGGATGAGGCGCGGACACCACTCATCATTGCGGGACGAGGAAACGATGCCGACGAACGGTTGGTCTACGAACAGGCATTGGCCGTGGCCCGTCAGCTCCGTCTCGGTCGCGAGGCTCGCATGGATGTGCGCTCGCGGCATGTCACGTTGACCGAGGCCGGGTCGGTTCGTGCAACGGAATTGACTCAGGGGTTCGGTGGAATGTGGCGTGGGCGAGGCAGACGTGAGCATCTCATCGAGCAGGCGTTGTCGGCCCTGCATCTGTTCGAACGGGACACACAGTACGTCGTCCAGGATGCAAAAGTGCAGATCGTGGACGAGTACACGGGGCGAGTCATGGCGGACCGGTCGTGGGAACGCGGGCTGCACCAAATGGTTGAAGTGAAAGAGTCCTGCCCCCTCAGCGAGCGTCAGGACACCCTTGCGCGCATCAGCTATCAGCGATTTTTCCGCCGCTATCTCCGGTTATCCGGCATGACCGGTACCGCCCGAGAGGTGGCCGGCGAACTCTGGTCGGTCTACCGGCTTGGGGTTGTGACCATTCCGGCGCATCGCCCGATGCAGCGAGTCGGTCTTCAAGACCGGGTCTTTGCAACGTCCGAGGCGCGATGGGCCGCGGTGGTTCAGTCGGTGGCTCGGTTGCACGGCCAGCGCCGGCCGGTCCTGATCGGCACCCGTTCCGTTGCGGCATCGGAGCGGGTGAGTCGATTGTTGTTTGCTGCCGGGTTGCCGCATCGGGTGCTCAATGCGAGACAAGACCGCGAGGAAGCCGAGATCGTTGCGCAGGCCGGAGAGCCGGAGCAGATCACGGTCGCGACCAACATGGCTGGGCGCGGTACGGATATTCACCTGGGCGCAGGGGTGGCGGAGCGTGGAGGCCTGCATGTGTTGGCGACGGAGCGCCATGATGCGGGACGAGTCGATCGGCAGTTGTTCGGACGCTGTGGTCGCCAAGGCGATCCGGGGTCGTACCAGGTGCTGCTTTCGTTGGAGGATGACGTGGTGGCTGCGCATGCGACCCGGTTCGGGCGATGGTGTGCCACGCAGGCGCTTCGATGGGGCTGGCAAGCGCCATCGCGTTGGTTGATGCGCCGGGCGCAGCGGGCGGCGGAACGATTGCATGCCCGCATGCGGCGTGCTGTGCTGAAAGTCGACGATCAATTGGAATCGGCGTTGGCCTTTGCCGGACGGACGGAATAA
- a CDS encoding HEPN domain-containing protein: MQPETAVEARAWFQKARNDLRGADIDLAAAPPLVEDALFHCQQAAEKAMKGYLTAHERVFRKTHDLDELARACEAIDPTLKAVLLEARDLTVFAWEFRYPGDSQVPSEGEAVQTLALARQVVSVLLDRLPPTIRP; encoded by the coding sequence ATGCAGCCTGAAACCGCCGTTGAAGCACGAGCATGGTTTCAGAAAGCGAGGAACGATCTGCGTGGCGCAGATATCGACCTGGCTGCCGCTCCTCCCCTCGTCGAAGATGCCTTGTTTCATTGCCAACAGGCTGCTGAAAAAGCGATGAAGGGCTACCTGACGGCGCATGAGCGCGTCTTTAGGAAAACGCATGACCTGGACGAACTCGCCCGAGCCTGTGAGGCGATTGACCCGACGTTGAAGGCGGTGCTGCTCGAAGCCAGAGATCTTACAGTGTTCGCCTGGGAGTTTCGTTACCCCGGCGATTCCCAAGTCCCGTCTGAGGGCGAAGCCGTGCAGACTCTCGCGTTGGCACGGCAGGTCGTCTCCGTCCTCCTCGACCGACTGCCCCCAACTATCCGACCTTAG